The sequence CTATAATACTGGTTATTGAGGGGGCATATCAATAagggacttttttatttttgtctaagCATATTACCCAAGGTGTTGCATGGTTGAGTCCATATAGGATATAACTTTACGCAATAAACCGGTCTTctgccatatgtatatattttccactGAGCGCaagatattaatttttttaatcgaTGGAATAAACCGATATTTTACTTTATATCTACAATTGAGTGCAGGATCATATGTATTTATTGAATTTATTTAGGgtatttaatgtgggctaccttgCACCATCAGGGATAAAAAGAGTGCCTGTGCATATTGAGTTTTCCAAGAAAACCATAggcattaaagatttttttttttttttttttttttaaatataaaaagaaaaagcaatACTAACCAGTAGATTGTGTATGCCTCTGCTTGGGCTGGATCTTGTATATTTGGTTCATTTAGTAGTTCTTGTATTCCTAACaagatctaaaataaaaaaaaataaaaaataaaaatgaaaagttgAAAGACGgagcaagtttaaaaaaacacgACCCCAAAACAGCACGTGTTATTTTAGGATCATCTTTACAGTTACCTGCTTGATCGTTATTGCTGGCCTCCAGTCTTTATCTTCTTCtaggatagacagacacactgtgcCTGAAGGATAGACGTTTGGATGAAATAAAGGTGGCTCAAATTTACCTATATTACATTAAAGAGATAGGTTAGCAATTTACTTTGaagtaatttttattatttaaacaatCTGCACATGAATTTAACCTCCCTCTCCCACATAAAACTTAAATAGAATCGGTCACTTCCACAAGCAACTGATAAATTCTGTATACTGCACGTGGTGTTTTCTCCGGCAGTGCAtggaagtgaaaaaaaaaaaaaaaaaaaaaaagtttcatgaaGGGTGGAGGTTAAGTACTGAACGGCTCACGTCAAGTCATTTACATACTTTACCAGAGGCATTGGCCAGCAAGTATGCAAAGGCCccagaattaaaattaaaaaaaaaaaaaaacacacacaccacaaaatagcaacattttaattagaagtttgtactaaaattaGCCAATGACCGCTCCTCTTTAAGAGCTTTTCCGGGACATATAAAAACCTAAACTGCAATCTTATATTTGAAGACAAaatttataggttttttttttcacactactTACATTTTGGGGGCGAGGAGGGATAATCATCCTTAAAAAGCATCCGTAGTTTAAATAGCCCCCCTTCCCATGGggtctgtaaataaaataatcacacAACTGATACTTTAGTAAGACTTAAATTCCAATCACCACATTATTTTTCCTTTATATCATTAACTAGGCTCTAAGCATGCATACATATTAGGGTGTGTGTAAGTCAGTACTAACCAACATTCTAACATAAAAGGATGTACCAAAATAGAAATCCAAATGGAATACAATTAGCAGACATACAAAGTAATTTCAGAGCCAAATTACTCACAGTTTGGAAAACACCAAtcaaaattacatagttacatagctgaaaagagacttgcgtccatcaagttcagccttcctaaacaATGATTGCTAAACTTTGTCAATGGGTTTCATGTGGCCCACAAAGTGTGTTCCATCAGATAGGAACCTCATGGAAGCAATATATAATGGTTCATCCAGCATACAGCCCACCAGTACCAAATAAAAGTCTAACAGCAGGTGTTTAGAGTACTCCAATAATTTCTATTCAAGGTTTTAATTCTTCCACTGATTCAGCCTCTTTCCCCTTTGATGCATGGCAAAGTTTGTGCTAGCCAAAACAAATGCATAGACCGCATTGCTTATGCCACAAAATGTTGCTGccttacaaaaaacacaaaagtcCTAAAAGAGatttaaaccaaaaaataaaaaactactaaacttaaagggacactccaggcacccagaccacttctgcccattggagtggtctgggtgccaactcccactacccttaaccctgcaagtgtaattattgcagtttttttatagactgcaataattacattgcagggttaactccacctctagtggctgtctgctagacagccactagagggcacttcctggtttctagcacagattatctgtgctagagcgtcggtggacatcctcacgctgtgtgaggacctccagcgttgctcaaatccccatagtaaagcattgaaattagttttcaatgctttccctatggggatacctaatgcgcatgcttgtATATCTTCCAATGAGGTATATGGAAATAAAGGAAATCAGATATAGTGAAGTTTGTTataatacaaaatcacatttattggttGCACTTACACATAAGATATAAAGTAGCGTGTCTCCATATAATCATGGAACTCCTGAGTGATGGTATTGGGCATCCACAGTGGGAATCCAGGAGCAATAATATAGAGGCAGCCAAAaaccaaatagacaataaaatacaaataaaaaacatagGGCGGAAATCGCCTGAAAAACTggcatatataaagaaaaaaaaatatatatgccagtTGTTCAGGCGATTTCCGCCCTATGTTTTCTGTCCTTTCCAGGCCACGGTCCTTTATGTTTACGCATGTGCGTCTGTCGCGCGCATGCGTTTTACAACCCGGAACTATTGTAAAATATCTCGGACATTCCCACGCTGTTTATGCGCTCCACGAATGAAACGCACGCTACACATCAAGTGTTCCGGATCAATTGAGATTAGCTACAGTATATATACCCGCAAGGATGAACACAGATATCCCTGAATAAGTCCAGCACCTTATCGGACGAAATGCGTTGGATTCATTTcctgtgtattttatttcaagTTTTATTGTCTATTCGGTTTTTGGCTGCCTCTATATTATTGCTCCTGGATTCCCACTGTGGATGCCCAATACCATCACTCAGGAGTTCCATGATTATATGGAGACACGCTACTTTTATATCTTCTATGTGTAAGTGCaaccaataaatgtgattttgtattatAACAAACTTCACTATATCTGATTTCCTTTATTTCCATATACCTCATTGGAAGATATACAAGCTCACATTCATCatattacccctgagagggtgacaaGCCTGATTTCacatttgtttgtgagtgtacctaTGTTTACAATTTATACTATTTTTTTATACTATGTTAGCTGTCTGATATTTTTATACAGACTATACCTACGGATATTTCGCCTGAATTCAGGttgtttcattttatatttatttaacgtattctgggtgttttCCACTCTTTTGTTTAGTTGTATAAACCGAGGTCAAACCTAGGTGGCTGATAAAAAGGTTTAGAGAGAAATCCATTTTATGTTACAAAGGAAGACTCCCTCAGTGTAAAGTGTGCCGGCTACCCAGGTAGCCAACAGTCACTGTGTGTACGGCAAGAGGGCAGGAAGATTAAAGGagtcctatagggtcaggaacacaaacctatattcctgacactagtgtCAAAACCACCTTCTACTCTCTCTGGCCCCCCAAATATAGtagaatcttacttgtatttaagtcttcagctcctggctctgccccGGTTTGCCTTTGAACTGCATgtttgctgacatcagaagtggtagtctgagccaatcacagtgcttcccaatAGAATTGGCCGAGACTGTCAAGCAGGCAgatccagcacaagtcaaacacagccctagccaatcagcatctactcctGAAGAtgatttgaatcaatgcatctctatgaggaaagttcagtgtctgtgcagcactgccattcagtgtctccaccctctgcgtgCAATGTGCAGCACATCTACTAGCCATCTGAGGAGAGGCCAGGaaagttattactaggctgtaatgtaaacaccgcaTTTTCtcggaaaagacagtgtttacagcaaaaaagcttgaagggaatgattctactcaccagaacaaatacaataagctgtagttgctctggtgacaatagagtccctttaaccaagTCCCCATACTATATGGATGAGATAGGTAGACCCTCAATGTTTCACTTGGTCAGCCTTCAGAACACCTGCCATAAATTTTCATACAAAAGATGCAGATATGTCTGGTTAGTCTTCGGTTATCTTTACATAAAATATGTGTttgccactgtttttttttttttttggtactccCTCTCAATTTTCTACCCTCTTATGCAACAATAACTCGAGGTGGGTATGACCGATTATGTAGCAACCAGATGCATCAGTAAATCTGTCTGGATTACACACAATAGCACATCATAAAAATTTTCAAGCTTACCCCTTTCTTGCCTGGAATAGCACATTCCCAGTTCATCAGGTTCATCGTACCATCTGGATTTTTTGTTGGAACTGCCACAAAACCCTTAAGTTGAGGAGATAGATGATAAAAAATACATTGGTATAGCAAAAGCTGGGTGTCAAAAGTTACTATTAACAAGACTTGGcatttgtatatacatttattcATTGGCTAGTGAGAATTTAGCACTAGAGTATAGTGCGAATTTTGAGTGAATGTCTGTACTTACAAAAGGATGGTCCTTTCTCCAGGCTTTCCTCTCTTGTGCGAGTCTGCTTAGGGCAATGCCAGACATATTTCAGATTCCTATtgtgtaaaaatataaattaaaagttaATCTATAGTATATACAGaacactataaaaataaataaaagccacAAGTCACACTACACACCAAGTTATTTCACAAGTTGTTGGCGCCATCTAGTGAAAACACTCAAAAACGTTTTACTGGGTGAATGTCAGAAATGGCTTAACACACAGTATGCTAAAAATTGCATCTAGAGCAGGCATCTCAGACGTTGGCCACCCAGATGTTActggactacaattcccatcatCCTCTAGCTGTTTATTGCAGTCAATGTATATTGGGACAAAGTTTAAAACCAGAACGAACAGATATTAGGACAATTACTCCAAAAAGATATATGATggaaataaagacaaaaaaaaaaaaaaagaaggttgtaTTAACCACCCACAATTTTCCAGTCAGACAGTCTCTTATGGCTTGATCAGCTCTGTTCCAATTAGATGCTTCTCGGACAAGCATTAAGGACCTATGATGTACGCATGGCAAACAGAGCTCTGTCAATTAAttcttcatagagaagcatttaacAGTTTTAAGAGTCACCATTCCATGTGGAATGACCTTAGACAAAGACCTTTCTAGGAGAGGTGCTAAAAATTAAACTATATTTAATGCGCATTTTTTTACTTGATCACCACCACTGGGGAATTAGTAAACCTAAATATTGTCTAATGTATTAGGAATATTACATATCTGGAGACATTACATATAGCCATGTACACAAACAGGCATATGCAAGGAAATCCCTGCCAGAGATCAAGGGACACATTCTGCTCTTTCAAAACAGCAACCATAAACATCCAACAACATACATTTGTTGTTGGAATGTCATGAAATAGCATATTTCACCACTGCTCTTTTGCAAAGTTAATAGTTATGCCAGGGCAAGAGACAAATCACAGAGCCTGAAAGGCTTggttgatttaaagggacactgtagtcacccacaccacttcagctcaatgaagtggtctgggtgccaggtccctcgggttttaacccttcagatgttaacatagcagtttcatagaaactgctatggtttacattaggggttaagccaacctctagtggctgttttccagacactatagtgatcctttaacctctGATAACATGTATTTCCAGTTGTCAGGTGGGGAAACCAACTACAAAAGTGCAGGAAATAGTCTCACTCATGGCCTACCCTCCCACAGAGCTGTTCATAGTACTAGGTGATAAActactgtaaaataaaacaagtgTATAATCCAGACAGGCAAAATGCAGGAACTGGATTTCACCCAGGAAAAGGAAAGCTGTAACAACTACAGAAAGCACTGGATCCACCAACCTCCTCCAAACGTATACCCATCCCTCTTCCTACGCAGATTGGTGAAAAGTGCCTTTTAGAAAGGGTctctaatcaccagaacaactacagcttaatgtagttctggtgcctataggTTGTCCCTGCAagattttcaatgtaaacgctgccttttcagaggtgttcctgcctagtaacacctctagaggcacttcctgggtcagtgctgcgtgaactttccccatagagatgcatgaaTTCAATAGCTTCCCAGTGCTTTCCTCTAAGAAagtattggattgtctgagatagtcaatttgatgatctcagccacaatAGAGAGACCGGTGCAGGGccggagaaaataaataaaaaatattatatagatagagatagatagatatataaaaaaaaaaatttttttttttttttttttttttttacacacacacacaccccactagAGTCAGGAATATGTTTAAAACGAGTCAAGCGAGGATATTTCCAGTGATTTGAGCAATGTGGATTGGGCTCCCAGAGTTGAAACTAGATAAACGTTGCAGTTTGTGGTTTGCTGTGCAGATTGAAATTGGAATTGTACCGGCCCGGTGAGGGCAAAGTGTATTTATACACTTTGCTATCCGTGTGCCTGTCACCAGCATACACCATATTGTGCTGTGTATGGTAACCATTATATATTCTACTCATAGTCCCCACCTAATTTGGGTGGCATTTCCAGAGATAATTTTctgttttaatttgtatttaaaaatacTTAAGATTGGCAGCACGTCCCTTTCTTCCACCTAAGAGTGTGATATGTAATAACAGTGAGTAATATCCATTTTTGGTGCATTATAACTTACACAATGTTGTTTTGTTTAAATCTTGTAAATAAAAGCACATTGTTCACTTGCAAGTTGCATCTAACTGCATCTCCTTGAAGTTTTATTTGCACTTTAGTTATGATTTATTTGCATAACCTGCCAATGTGGTTGGCTTGGGATCGGCTTTACATTATTGCACATGCAGTCAGCCAAAACCAGAGATTCACTCCTGCACAACAAGAATGGAGGCCTCAAGTTGCAGTAGTGGGAGTagcagaaaaagaaagaaaaaaagaagctgGTAGGGGAGTCTGCCATAACTTTGACAAACGCTTTGGACATTCTGCTGGATGGCTGGGATTAATGGGTAACACTGGTTGCTGTAGTGGTCTGTCAGGGCTTCTAGGGTTGGCTGGGGGATTACCAATACACTGGGGTCTAAACAAAGCACATGTGCCAGTGAAGACCGTTGCCcctaactgaacacataatagcaGACTTTCTTACGTTTAACACTTAGCACAGTAGGTTTGTAGAGCAGCCCTGTACAcaagtcaatttttttttcaaaacggcTCATACAGTTTGCAGAGTAAATCTAGCCAAAAATAACTTCACAAGCacaggtgatttaaaaaaaaaaaaaaaaaaacatacaacaatTCGGTTATTAAAGTGTAAATCGAAGTATTATTTTCAAttaattttcatttgtaaaccgaggtacgtgtgtgtgtgtatatatatatataaaaaaaattatattttttaaaatagggtCAGATATTATGTAAGCACAAAACTCAACTACACAGAGAAGAATCACATGGTTCATAAATATTTGTCACCCATTTGTCAAGAGTGGTCAAGTAGTTCTCCCTGAGCAGCGACCCTGGTATGCCAGCCATACCAACTGCCATTATTGCCAGGAGGATGATGATGATCTAAACACCAGAACTGCCTTAGGACAAAGTTGTTTTggcaactatagtgtccctttaaaaaggttTATCATGTTTACCAATAATACAGCGCTGCcaaatatgtttctatataaaaCAGTTTGCATATCTAGACcgatagaaaggaaaaaaaaattaaaaaaaatctcaattgaTCGGGACTTTAAACTTCCTGAAATTTTATATCCTGCAATCGCTAGTCCCCTGTTTAATCGGCTTCTATCAGGAAGGGTTGGTGTATTGCCACATTTAGAATCCATGTTTGTTTGCACAGACACCTAGCAGCAATAAGGGACACCTGACAGGCTGGCGGTATGAGGCAAACATGGACCTTGTCTAAAGCTGAAAACTAGCTCTGACTTTCATTTAGCAACCCCATCCTGGCCAAATGCTGGAAGTGGtaaaaattcatttttatttaaaatgctttttccACCCCCATTAATGAGCAAATGCCAACCTGCATACTATACTATACAGTAGCAATTTACAATTCTTTCGAAAAGTTATTTTAGACAGTGTTGGATTTTCTCTAAACTACTTATGTAACTGGCAGATAGGAAATGGTGGAGGTAACGTCTCCTATTGCCAGTAATGATAGCTGATGAAGACTAGCATAATTTTGTGAAATATGCCTACAGCCCGTAACTGCTCACAATTCTGTTCAACAGTTTTGTATTCTTGCATGCACAAGAGGGACGTCTCCTGAATGAAGGTTCACAGGAGTTGATGTAGCATGTCCAGTTCAATAGGTAGAACTTGCCCCAACTGTTCACCCTTTGACACCCCCCTAAATATGCAAAGAGCCCACAAGTGCTAGTGTAATTTTAAATGGAAACCATCACTCCTTCGAAAGTTACACTATTGAATAaggaacaaaaaattaaaaacacaccTCACTTcgcatacaataaaataaaaataatttaaaaaaattatacacatGCCGAGGGCTTGACAGACCAGGACAGCAAGTATTTTTAATTTGCAGCAATAACAGTGATGCTAAGCCTGATTACATggtgagatagatatagatatagatacacacacacacacacactaaagaacATTATGTAAGCATTCACAAATGAAGATGCAATACATTCCCCAAATAACTCCTTAGGACCAGTATGTGGTCTTTTCTCACACCGGACTTTCTCAACTCTACAATGGTAACCATTGGTTCTTCTTCTTCCTAGTCAGCTGCTCACTTTGTAAAGCCAATTATTGTCTATTACATAAAGAGCCATGCAATGTTAGGCAAGGAATTTACATAGCCTTCTTTATTACATACTCTTCATAAAGCACAGGTTCTCTTCCTTGAACCACACCCCCTTCCACTTCAGTTACTAGtgacttcatctgccaggagtcaCATCATTGTTGCCCTTACCTCATCAGCAAATATAGAAGATGGGGACCTACAGATGACACCACCACGAGACGCAGAGATGGCAAATAGGAAATTGTTAAATCCCACATTTCACCGGTAGGACCATCCAAAAATCATGTAGGAAGGTCAATAAAAATACAACTTCATGTTAGATTTTCCATTTACCAACTTGGTATCTCGCTAAATCCACAGCTTGGAAAGGACATGGAGTAAAATTTCCTCAGATATCAGAAGGGTAAATGGGTAGTATTACAGCTGTAGCAAGATTaagatatttaaagggaaactatagtcaccagaacaactacagcttattgaatttgttctggtgagtagaatcattaccttcaggctttttgctgtaaacactgtcttttcgaagaaaatgcagtgtttatattacagcctagtaataactttcctggccactcctcagatggctgttagagatccttcctgggtcatggctgcctaaaatgcatccaaacattcagtgtctccaccctctgcatgcagacactgaactttccttatagagattcattgattccattcatctctctgaggagatgctgattggccagggctgtgtttgaatcatgctggcactgcccctgatctgcctccttgtcagtctcagccaatcctatagggaagcactgtgattggatcaggctaccacttctgatgatgtcagcacactgcttgtttttctgagtaacagcatgcagagttacagcttcaggctttaaTACAGTAAAattgttttactatatttatggaggcatgaggggcccagactttaaaggaccactctaggcacccagaccacttcagcttaatgaagtggtctgggtgccaggtccttctagggttaacccattttctcaaacatagcagtttcagagaaactgctatgtttgtgaatgggttaagccttcccctatttcctctagtggctgtctcattgacagctgctagaggcgcgtgcgtgattctcactgtgaaaatcacagtgagagcacacaagcgtccataggaaagcattatgaatgctttcctatgtgaccggctgaatgcgcgcgcaattgccgcgcgtgcgcatccagccgacggggaggagaagaggaggatcggaggaggagagctctccgcccaccgctggaaaaaggtaagttttaaacactttcccctttccagagccgggcgggagggggtccctgagggtgggggcaccctcagggcactctagtgccaggaaaacgagtatgttttcctgggcttagagtggtcctttaagtttttctAGCCTTTGATAGTTTTGTCCATGACACTCCCAAGCATGACCAGTCTACATCCTTTTCTTTCAGTAGCAGGGGCTGTGCAAGCGGTCACAAAAAGGGATGAGCAAGAAATTGGCAGGAACAAAACTTGGTAAAATGCTAaaagagatatagatatagatatagatataaaaaagGAAGAAGGATTCCACTCACTAACAGCAGTTTACGGAATGGTCTGACACTCCTGCCCTACTACACAGTTGAATAACCAAAACTAGGATGTTCAGAGTACATCCATATGGATGAGTGACATGCACAGGAAAGAGGCTCCATTACAGACAAGTGTAAGCCCAGTGCGGATATACATTCATGATGCTTTTGTTTATGCCTCCTGATTAACTTTATAGgcctgcaataaaataaaaaatttaattaaccccttaaggacacatgacatgtgtgacacgtcacgattcccttttattccagaagtttggtccttaaggggttaaaaaaccatCCCCCCCACCGCCCCCTGGGCAGTATCGCCTGGGCAGTAATATCCCCGACTGTGGATATATAGTCCTGGTCTAGTCACATCTTGGGCTAACAGCCAGCAGCAGTTGTGTGATAGGGTCCTTTATACAAGTGCTAAAAATCCTACTTGTTATTAACTAATTAAACTTTGTCTATCAAACTGAAATAAAGGATGTTCAGATGGGTCCGTAGCCAAACATACAATATACGCTACTAAAAATGTCCGTTGCAAAGCTGAATCCACTATTGATAACTGGAGTTGCATTCAATTGTTTGAGCAATTGATTTCAGAAATGTTGAATATACACTAAACAAACTATCCAAGCAAAGATACAAATGTATTTTACGACGTTTTAATGGCATGTACGTCAACATAATTATTGTTGAGAAAATCCAAAACAAAGCAAACTTCTAGTgttgcacaaaaaataaaaagaaaccaaTTGGTAAAGAATTCTGTGTGGTAGCAGTGATTGTAACTTCAAGTGattaaatgaaaacaataaataaataaaaaaaaaagtccatcaTGCTGTCCATTAGGAAAAAGATGGACTTGTCTTCTCAAACCTAGAACCACGTtcttaagtataaaaaaaaaaaagttaaaaaatttgcTATAACATACATCAAGTAAAagttaacttttgttttgctaCCAAGTATTCTGCACAAATACATGTAGCAGGTTTACATCCCTTGATAGGAGTTCTGCTCAGTAGAATAAAGCACTGATCTCATAGTAGTCCATGTGCCTACTACCGGTATGCACATGGGGCTTGTTCTTCTGAGTGTGGAAGCTACAGAGACTTGTAGGGTCCAATGCCACCCtttcagaatttaaaaaataaaaaataaaaaaaagtatgcatCTCATACTAGGAAGTGAAATAAATCTCCAATACCATATATTCTAAATTAGAAAGGCAAATGCTGAAAAATATAAATTCAGACGTTTCAAGCACAGCTATAGTTTAACACAAACAAAAGTTATCACAAACACACTTTTAGAATCCTGGAACCAGGACTGGAGAGGcctcaaacaatatatatatatatatcaaagattTTAGAGGAGATCTGATATAGAAGTGATCCAACATGGGTTCAATCATCTTGTGTTTTCCTCCCTAAATACAGACGTTCCAAGTCAGAGAAGTATAAGAACTCTAGTTAGAGGTGTTATGCCATGGTAAAAGCATGGCCTGATCCCATCCTTCATTAGTACAGGAGATGGTATCTGAATACaagtagggtgagggggtaggcagGTCTCTGACAAGAATTCCTTAGTCCAGTGACATGTTAAAAAGTGGCCTAGGCAGGCTGAGAGTTTTGGGAGGGGTACTCCACAGTCTCCCCCCAGTACCCTGCTATGTCTATAAATCTCAGCCATCCATGGTGGCTAGAAGTGGTGATACTGAGTTTATTATAACATCCAGCATGCCAGGGGTTAACCATGCCTgctttatggtgccaggatttaCCCCCAGGGAGGGCAGGGGTGCCAGCATTTAACCCACCTTACCCCCACAGGGAGGACATGGTACAAGGAATGCCCCTATAAACAGCCTGCATGCCAGTGAGCAGCGCTGTGTGTGgctgagcctgatgggagttggagTGAGTTTAATGGCCGCTCTCTGCCCCTCTATCCCGGGTTACTGTGACCCGGGACACGCTGCGGCCTCTGCATTCCGCAATgaagggtgggggaggggaatgTGTAGGAGGGGTGCGGGGGGCCCCCGGGGGTCACCCCATCTCTCTGGCCCCTGGGAGCCGCTCACCTGTGATCACTTCACCCCCAGAGAATCCGGGCTCGGCACCGGTCACTGCTCTTTGTCTCGGGACAAAGCCCCCTGAAGTTTCCCTCCTGAAGCAGCACTGAACCTGACCCAGACTAAATAGGACCTCATGTCACAAGGACCCCGGGCCAGGGCTGCCCTGGGAGTTGCCTGCCGCCCAGCCTacgtggggggaggggaggactgg is a genomic window of Pelobates fuscus isolate aPelFus1 chromosome 8, aPelFus1.pri, whole genome shotgun sequence containing:
- the UBE2I gene encoding SUMO-conjugating enzyme UBC9 codes for the protein MSGIALSRLAQERKAWRKDHPFGFVAVPTKNPDGTMNLMNWECAIPGKKGTPWEGGLFKLRMLFKDDYPSSPPKCKFEPPLFHPNVYPSGTVCLSILEEDKDWRPAITIKQILLGIQELLNEPNIQDPAQAEAYTIYCQNRVEYEKRVRAQAKKFAPS